A stretch of Deltaproteobacteria bacterium DNA encodes these proteins:
- a CDS encoding tetratricopeptide repeat protein: protein MFGIYENNKNGYDTRKYVVSGAAFAVGLFTFMLYLKAITFDFVNWDDNFYVVRNSLLKKDWWEFTQTVFTRFYMDNWHPLTMLSYKFDYAIWGLDPMGYHLTNIMLHSLATMLVLICGYKVLGIVFSGAENDGRRLVGAVFCAVLFGVHPQHVESVAWISERKDQLSAIFFVLSVIFYLEHKGAQGNRAAWFYALSLSAFTLALMSKAMAVTLPVVLLILDFYPLRTIDTFKSLVRETVRKAPFLALSAIMSVITVLAQSTAIVPLEYKTGETRIANAIQSWVFYLKKLFYPEPLLPFYQQTAEFKYFSSETVVSFLVLLAVTAACVLWMKKRPYIGAAWAYYVLTLLPVIGLVQVGGQIAADRYMYIPSIGLFLLAGGVLGVLLGGGRKMIVKISAVVGAVFITVLLSVQASAQIEVWRDDGAMWMHQYKFAVAADMKQLALIKIGGYFYLRGQYEAAIAAYDAGLSPTALIPGDYMLRGDAYVAKGDFEKAAVDYKTMLALDRGVHFDAFFKLGKLYTASGMLKKADYYRSLGEKIRKGEKLAFEDIEKAAYPVKVARSSK from the coding sequence ATGTTTGGAATTTATGAAAACAATAAAAACGGGTACGACACGAGAAAGTACGTTGTGTCGGGTGCGGCATTTGCCGTAGGGCTTTTTACGTTCATGCTGTATCTAAAGGCAATTACCTTCGATTTTGTGAATTGGGACGACAATTTCTATGTTGTCCGTAATTCTTTGCTGAAAAAAGATTGGTGGGAATTCACGCAAACCGTGTTTACGCGGTTTTATATGGATAACTGGCATCCGCTTACGATGCTGTCTTATAAGTTCGATTATGCAATATGGGGCCTGGACCCCATGGGGTATCACCTAACGAATATTATGCTGCACTCACTGGCAACCATGCTGGTGTTGATTTGCGGGTATAAGGTTTTGGGCATAGTATTTTCAGGTGCCGAGAACGACGGTAGAAGGCTTGTTGGAGCGGTTTTTTGCGCAGTGCTGTTTGGCGTTCATCCTCAGCATGTAGAGAGCGTTGCTTGGATATCCGAACGAAAGGATCAACTTTCGGCGATATTCTTTGTTTTAAGCGTTATATTCTATCTTGAGCACAAAGGAGCGCAGGGGAACCGCGCCGCGTGGTTTTATGCCTTGTCATTGAGCGCATTTACGCTGGCTCTTATGAGCAAGGCCATGGCCGTGACGCTGCCGGTGGTTTTGTTGATTTTGGATTTTTATCCGCTCAGAACAATCGATACGTTTAAGAGCCTGGTCAGAGAAACCGTGAGAAAGGCCCCATTTCTCGCGCTTAGCGCGATTATGTCGGTTATAACCGTTTTGGCGCAAAGTACCGCCATTGTGCCGCTTGAATACAAGACCGGCGAGACGCGCATTGCCAATGCGATACAAAGCTGGGTTTTTTATCTCAAGAAGTTGTTTTATCCCGAGCCGCTCCTTCCGTTTTATCAGCAAACTGCGGAGTTCAAGTACTTTTCGTCGGAAACGGTAGTGTCTTTTCTTGTGCTCCTGGCCGTAACCGCAGCGTGTGTTTTGTGGATGAAAAAAAGACCGTATATCGGTGCCGCGTGGGCGTACTATGTTTTGACGCTTTTGCCGGTGATAGGATTGGTGCAGGTCGGGGGGCAGATAGCAGCGGACAGGTACATGTATATTCCGTCGATTGGTTTGTTTTTGCTTGCCGGAGGCGTGCTTGGAGTATTGCTTGGCGGCGGGCGCAAAATGATAGTCAAAATATCTGCCGTAGTCGGTGCTGTTTTTATTACGGTTCTTTTGAGCGTGCAGGCGTCGGCGCAGATAGAGGTATGGCGCGATGACGGTGCAATGTGGATGCACCAGTATAAATTCGCTGTAGCGGCGGACATGAAGCAGCTTGCGCTTATAAAAATCGGAGGTTATTTTTATTTGCGAGGGCAATATGAAGCGGCAATTGCGGCCTACGATGCAGGTTTGAGCCCGACGGCATTAATTCCGGGAGATTATATGTTGAGAGGCGATGCTTATGTGGCCAAAGGTGATTTCGAAAAGGCTGCTGTAGATTACAAGACGATGCTGGCGCTTGACAGGGGCGTGCATTTTGATGCTTTTTTTAAGCTCGGGAAGTTATATACGGCTTCGGGGATGCTGAAAAAAGCGGATTATTATAGATCTCTTGGGGAAAAAATCAGGAAGGGTGAGAAACTTGCTTTTGAAGATATCGAAAAAGCGGCATATCCGGTTAAGGTCGCAAGAAGTAGTAAGTAA
- a CDS encoding CarD family transcriptional regulator codes for MAKVSIDTFKAGELMVYPAHGVAVVEGIEKRKILGKDSSFYVLKVLGSDATIMVPTTNADNVGLRKVMKKSMVPKVYSVLKQKKSASQDGQTWNRRYRDYTEKLKTGCAMEVASVLRDLSNLKNGKELSFGERKMLDTARNLLVKEISVAKKKKEENVEKELDIIFKVKRA; via the coding sequence ATGGCGAAAGTGAGTATCGATACGTTTAAGGCCGGAGAATTAATGGTATATCCGGCGCACGGGGTGGCTGTTGTTGAGGGGATAGAGAAACGAAAGATACTCGGTAAGGACTCGTCGTTCTATGTGCTTAAGGTTCTCGGCTCTGATGCGACCATCATGGTGCCGACCACCAATGCCGATAACGTGGGACTTAGAAAAGTAATGAAGAAGAGTATGGTCCCGAAGGTCTACTCTGTGCTTAAGCAGAAGAAGTCGGCTTCTCAAGACGGCCAGACGTGGAACAGAAGGTATAGAGATTATACCGAGAAGCTAAAGACCGGATGCGCTATGGAAGTGGCGAGCGTTCTAAGGGATTTAAGCAATCTTAAGAACGGCAAGGAGCTTTCCTTTGGCGAGAGAAAGATGCTCGATACCGCGAGAAACCTTCTTGTAAAGGAAATATCGGTTGCAAAGAAGAAGAAGGAAGAGAACGTTGAGAAGGAGCTCGATATCATATTCAAGGT
- a CDS encoding glycosyltransferase family 2 protein, whose translation MLREQKIAVVLPAYKAEKTLEATYREIPLDIVDEVILVDDGSADKTVAVAKTLGIRHVIVHEKNMGYGANQKTCYKAALSLGADIVVMVHPDYQYTPKLITAMAAMIVSGHYDVVLGSRILGKSAIKGGMPVYKYIANRFLTFTENLLLGLKLSEYHTGYRAFSKDVLLKLPLTENSNDFVFDNEMLAQAAFFNFRIGEISCPTKYFDEASSISFSRSVIYGLGVLSTSFKFFLNRIGVKQFPIFSENGRRLLS comes from the coding sequence ATGCTCCGTGAACAAAAAATAGCCGTTGTGCTTCCGGCATACAAGGCCGAAAAAACCCTCGAGGCAACGTACAGGGAAATCCCTCTCGACATCGTCGACGAGGTAATCCTCGTCGATGACGGCAGCGCGGACAAAACCGTGGCTGTCGCAAAAACTCTCGGCATAAGGCACGTCATTGTCCATGAAAAAAACATGGGCTACGGCGCAAACCAGAAAACCTGCTACAAGGCCGCCCTTTCCCTCGGCGCCGACATAGTGGTCATGGTGCACCCGGACTACCAGTACACGCCAAAACTCATCACCGCAATGGCCGCCATGATAGTGTCCGGACACTACGACGTGGTGCTGGGATCTAGGATTCTCGGCAAAAGCGCCATCAAAGGCGGCATGCCGGTCTACAAGTACATCGCCAACCGGTTTCTTACGTTTACAGAGAACCTGCTGCTTGGACTGAAACTGTCGGAATACCACACCGGGTACAGGGCTTTTTCAAAGGACGTACTCCTTAAACTCCCGCTCACCGAGAATTCGAACGATTTCGTCTTCGACAACGAAATGCTGGCGCAGGCGGCCTTTTTCAACTTTCGCATCGGCGAGATAAGCTGCCCCACAAAATACTTCGACGAGGCATCGTCCATAAGTTTTTCAAGAAGCGTTATCTACGGCCTCGGCGTACTTTCGACATCCTTCAAGTTCTTTTTAAACCGCATCGGCGTAAAGCAATTCCCTATCTTTTCCGAAAACGGCCGCAGACTTTTATCTTAG
- a CDS encoding NYN domain-containing protein has product MSMRIMIDGYNLIATMFPDALSGDLEAKREQLSASLSAYKKLRGVKITIVFDAQGSGRLTEGSFNIKGVSTVFTAKETADDYLKKASVEFGGGLTIITSDNDVAGFAEKNGAVAISSEEFARILENALYYEIKGVTEEDEEDSCGNKKGPSKRPSKKDRAHSARLKKL; this is encoded by the coding sequence ATGTCCATGCGCATTATGATAGACGGATACAACCTTATAGCGACGATGTTCCCGGACGCTCTCTCCGGCGACCTCGAGGCAAAGAGAGAACAGCTCTCAGCCTCGCTCTCTGCCTACAAAAAGCTTCGCGGCGTAAAGATAACCATCGTGTTCGACGCCCAGGGAAGCGGCAGGCTTACGGAAGGAAGCTTTAACATAAAAGGCGTGTCGACCGTATTTACCGCCAAAGAAACGGCAGACGACTATCTTAAAAAAGCCAGCGTGGAATTCGGAGGCGGCCTGACGATAATAACATCGGACAACGACGTTGCCGGCTTTGCGGAAAAAAATGGAGCTGTGGCAATATCTTCGGAAGAGTTCGCACGGATACTGGAAAACGCCCTTTACTACGAAATAAAGGGCGTAACCGAAGAGGATGAGGAAGATAGTTGCGGAAATAAAAAAGGCCCGTCAAAGAGGCCTTCCAAAAAAGACCGGGCGCATAGCGCCCGCCTGAAAAAACTCTGA
- a CDS encoding DUF4105 domain-containing protein has translation MIFPSVCFSDENPYAAELKKAASEKKLAQSRTWEVLLHYKPVRGGVESLVDDPFFFLALGGKRNPEVELNATIDALFDASTDEKTNPRCRFVARHEWLIKELSIDVSKLPAINCAMFNEAMRNINPKSAALVFSAAHINAPASMFGHTFLRIDSDKESKLVSFAANYAALPTDTNGLIYAFKGVFGYYQGFYSILPYYTKVQEYNDMDQRDMWEYKLDLTEAEVRMMVYHLWEMKDLYTYYYFFDENCSYTIMFAMEAARPELRLTDGFGFSVIPVDTLRKIRDSGIIKEVEYRPSRSSKIRHVASLVGRSGSKTAIAVAKKEIEPESVLSSGIPATEKIEILDLAAEYSQYRYTKEKMEKGEFQRRFLAILKARGTIAEKSENVYSVPTPAGPEAGHRSKSFSLGIGTDSGRFYEEIRLRPAYHNLLDPKEGFIDGSQIEFFSLGARHYPERNNGELEYFDFLNILSLTPRDIFFKPLSWKVRTGFVQRIFPDKDDHLVYRTSAGAGYVAGFGALRPYVTVDGMFDISGRLEDSYALGGGATLGFLLSPAGRYSAHLYVRATSFAFGDTHKTYEAALLQSVKLSQNNSLMLEVKRERTFGIYSTDAALTWRYFFDFI, from the coding sequence TTGATATTTCCTTCCGTTTGTTTTTCAGACGAAAATCCATACGCAGCAGAGCTTAAAAAGGCGGCTTCGGAGAAAAAGCTTGCCCAGAGCAGGACATGGGAAGTCCTTTTGCACTATAAGCCCGTGCGCGGCGGCGTGGAGAGCCTTGTTGACGACCCGTTCTTTTTTCTTGCCCTCGGAGGCAAGAGAAACCCGGAGGTAGAGCTTAACGCAACCATAGACGCGCTTTTCGACGCCTCGACCGATGAGAAAACAAACCCGAGGTGTCGATTCGTTGCCAGACACGAGTGGCTTATAAAAGAACTTTCCATCGATGTATCGAAACTGCCTGCGATAAACTGCGCCATGTTCAACGAGGCCATGCGCAATATAAATCCCAAGAGCGCGGCCCTGGTGTTTTCGGCCGCTCATATAAACGCGCCGGCTTCGATGTTTGGCCATACATTTTTGAGAATAGATTCGGATAAGGAAAGTAAGCTCGTGTCCTTTGCGGCCAATTATGCCGCGCTCCCGACCGACACAAACGGCCTTATCTACGCCTTTAAAGGCGTCTTCGGTTATTATCAGGGCTTTTATTCCATCCTGCCGTATTATACGAAGGTGCAGGAGTATAACGACATGGACCAGCGCGACATGTGGGAATATAAACTCGATCTCACGGAGGCCGAGGTGAGGATGATGGTGTATCATCTCTGGGAGATGAAGGACCTGTATACATATTATTATTTCTTCGACGAGAACTGTTCATACACCATTATGTTCGCTATGGAGGCCGCGAGGCCGGAGCTTAGGCTTACAGACGGTTTCGGATTCTCCGTTATTCCGGTTGATACGCTAAGAAAAATACGCGATTCCGGCATAATAAAGGAGGTCGAGTACCGTCCGTCGAGATCCTCCAAAATACGTCATGTCGCTTCGCTTGTTGGCCGCAGCGGTTCCAAAACGGCCATTGCCGTGGCGAAAAAAGAGATAGAGCCGGAAAGCGTGCTGTCGTCTGGCATCCCGGCAACCGAGAAGATAGAAATACTCGACCTTGCGGCGGAATATTCGCAGTACCGTTATACAAAGGAAAAGATGGAAAAGGGCGAGTTTCAGAGGCGTTTTCTCGCTATCCTCAAGGCGCGCGGAACGATTGCCGAAAAAAGCGAGAACGTGTATTCGGTGCCAACGCCTGCCGGGCCCGAGGCAGGGCACCGTTCAAAAAGTTTCTCGCTTGGCATTGGCACTGATTCCGGCCGTTTTTACGAGGAGATAAGGCTTCGTCCAGCGTACCATAACCTCCTTGACCCAAAGGAAGGCTTCATAGACGGCTCACAGATAGAGTTTTTCAGCCTCGGCGCCAGGCATTATCCGGAGAGAAATAACGGGGAGCTCGAGTACTTCGACTTTTTAAATATTCTTTCGTTAACCCCGCGCGACATATTCTTTAAGCCGCTTTCCTGGAAGGTTAGGACCGGGTTTGTTCAACGGATATTCCCGGACAAGGACGACCACCTGGTGTACAGGACCTCTGCCGGGGCAGGGTATGTGGCCGGTTTCGGCGCCCTTAGGCCGTATGTTACAGTTGACGGCATGTTCGATATCAGCGGCAGGCTCGAAGATAGTTATGCCCTTGGCGGCGGAGCGACCCTCGGGTTTCTTTTAAGCCCGGCGGGCAGGTACTCGGCGCATCTATATGTGCGGGCAACGAGCTTTGCCTTTGGCGATACGCATAAGACCTACGAGGCCGCGCTCTTGCAAAGCGTCAAGCTTTCGCAAAACAATTCTCTTATGCTGGAAGTAAAAAGGGAGCGCACCTTCGGCATCTACTCAACCGATGCCGCGCTTACCTGGCGTTATTTCTTCGATTTTATCTGA
- a CDS encoding tetratricopeptide repeat protein: protein MELLAAWMKMQNDNLMGKSVDTARTGIVGRMLDARSAAYVACLLCAFVTFIVYLKAITFGFVNWDDNQYILGNVLFEKTGWNFLNDVFIYTFASNWHPLTMMSYKIDYIFWGDDPMGYHLTNVILHTVATGLVFVFGYRIFLVVFKGDNRRRAVIAAASIAAILFGVHPLHVESVAWVSERKDILSALFFVASMVLYLRYRHVDEVRKKTFYVLSLFAFVLALLSKPMAVTLPVVLLILDFYPLMRISSLKTLVAEIINKIPFFVFSAAVSVVTILIQKHGMLTLESKPLSMRLAHALSAYVFYLRKALIPDVLLPYYAPTPNISFFSVSVIVSAVVALGITAISIVWLRRRPYVAAVWASYVLTLLPVIGILQVGGQAAADRYMYIPSIGLFLIAGAGMAALLFLLPHAKPVKAGIAVTVAALLVLMTIKTSFQISIWKDSYTLWTHQIEHFDGKVFPLPLAKRAMHLFSIGRVDEAIADLTMAINANPENWILYAVRAPVYEKKGEIDKAILDYKVAVALNKAWAAFGYEYLALLFRGAGNDKKARYYESLNMRLSRGEVLSDKEFWVSVSPVQIEVKAASKGEGL from the coding sequence ATGGAACTTCTTGCTGCTTGGATGAAAATGCAAAATGATAATTTAATGGGAAAAAGCGTCGACACGGCGCGCACAGGAATCGTAGGAAGAATGCTCGATGCGAGGTCGGCGGCGTATGTAGCTTGCCTGCTTTGCGCGTTTGTTACCTTCATTGTTTACCTCAAGGCCATTACCTTTGGTTTTGTCAACTGGGACGATAATCAGTATATTCTCGGGAATGTCCTGTTTGAGAAAACCGGATGGAATTTCCTAAACGATGTTTTTATTTATACCTTTGCCAGTAACTGGCATCCGTTGACGATGATGTCGTATAAGATCGATTACATTTTTTGGGGTGACGATCCCATGGGGTATCATTTGACCAATGTGATACTGCATACGGTTGCCACGGGCTTGGTGTTTGTCTTCGGTTACAGGATTTTTCTTGTTGTTTTCAAAGGAGATAATAGACGGAGGGCCGTGATAGCGGCCGCATCGATAGCGGCCATTCTTTTTGGAGTACATCCGCTACATGTTGAAAGTGTGGCGTGGGTATCCGAGCGTAAGGATATTCTCTCGGCATTATTTTTTGTGGCGAGCATGGTTTTATATCTTAGGTATCGTCATGTCGATGAGGTGAGAAAAAAGACTTTTTATGTGCTTTCCCTTTTCGCTTTTGTTCTTGCGTTGTTAAGTAAGCCAATGGCCGTAACGCTACCCGTTGTTCTTCTTATCCTTGATTTTTATCCATTGATGAGAATTTCGTCGTTAAAAACATTGGTCGCCGAAATCATAAATAAGATCCCGTTCTTTGTTTTTAGTGCGGCAGTTTCTGTTGTTACCATATTGATACAAAAACACGGGATGCTGACCCTGGAATCCAAGCCGTTGTCCATGCGTTTGGCGCATGCGTTGTCTGCCTATGTTTTTTATCTCAGGAAAGCTCTTATTCCGGATGTCTTGTTGCCGTATTATGCTCCCACGCCAAATATTTCGTTTTTTTCCGTATCTGTTATTGTTTCGGCTGTAGTCGCTCTGGGCATAACGGCCATCAGTATCGTCTGGTTGCGCCGCCGACCGTACGTAGCTGCCGTCTGGGCAAGTTATGTTTTGACGCTTCTTCCTGTAATAGGCATATTGCAGGTCGGAGGGCAGGCCGCTGCCGACAGGTATATGTACATACCATCCATAGGTCTGTTTTTGATTGCAGGCGCCGGTATGGCAGCGCTATTGTTCTTATTGCCTCATGCAAAACCGGTGAAAGCCGGTATCGCGGTCACAGTAGCGGCTCTATTGGTTCTTATGACGATTAAAACATCTTTTCAGATATCGATATGGAAGGATTCTTATACGCTTTGGACACACCAGATAGAGCATTTCGATGGCAAAGTGTTCCCTTTGCCGCTTGCGAAACGTGCCATGCATTTGTTTTCCATAGGAAGGGTCGATGAAGCGATTGCCGATCTGACGATGGCGATAAATGCCAATCCGGAGAACTGGATATTATATGCTGTCAGAGCCCCTGTATACGAAAAAAAGGGTGAAATTGACAAGGCTATTTTGGATTATAAGGTAGCCGTAGCGCTTAACAAGGCCTGGGCTGCATTCGGGTATGAATATCTTGCATTGTTATTTCGAGGCGCAGGTAATGACAAAAAGGCGCGATATTACGAGAGTCTTAATATGCGTCTTTCACGAGGCGAGGTTCTTTCTGATAAGGAGTTCTGGGTGTCGGTAAGTCCGGTGCAGATAGAAGTGAAGGCAGCGTCCAAAGGCGAGGGGCTGTGA
- a CDS encoding DUF3015 domain-containing protein, producing the protein MKKYLVAAAAAAVVFGMSASDAKAANAAAQSNTGCGLGAVLIQNNDSLLAQLAMTLLNGTCGNGTFGITSGTSNCKKADKIASNEVNTFVASNMDNLASDIAMGSGESLSTLAELMNVPTAERGEFFATLQSNFSNIYTSENVEAADVIDNIVAVTKG; encoded by the coding sequence ATGAAAAAGTATTTGGTAGCAGCAGCGGCAGCAGCAGTTGTATTCGGTATGTCGGCAAGTGACGCAAAGGCAGCAAATGCAGCAGCGCAGTCCAACACGGGTTGCGGTCTCGGAGCGGTCCTTATCCAGAATAACGATTCACTCCTTGCCCAGCTCGCGATGACGCTTCTTAACGGCACCTGCGGCAACGGCACCTTTGGCATCACCTCCGGCACCTCGAACTGCAAAAAGGCTGACAAGATAGCCTCCAATGAGGTCAACACCTTCGTTGCCTCGAACATGGACAACCTCGCTTCCGACATCGCAATGGGTTCGGGCGAGAGCCTTTCCACACTCGCGGAGCTTATGAACGTACCGACCGCAGAGAGAGGCGAGTTCTTCGCAACACTTCAGTCCAACTTCTCGAACATCTACACCTCCGAGAACGTTGAAGCTGCCGACGTAATCGACAACATCGTTGCGGTTACCAAGGGCTAA
- the glnA gene encoding type I glutamate--ammonia ligase, protein MKPKDALKFAQDNKARMVDFKFLDFIGIWQHFVCPIDELTEDVFEEGLGFDGSSIRGWQPIHASDMLVIPDARTAVMEPFSEVPTLSLICNVVDPITKEAYSRDPRNIAIKAEAYLKSTGIGDVAYFGPEPEFFIFDDIRYSSTPHQGFFYIDSEEAVWNTGREECPNLGYKTRHKEGYFPVAPTDTQNDLRNEMCLIMEQVGIKVERQHHEVATAGQAEIDMRFDSLLNMGDKLQWFKYIIKNVARRWNKTVTFMPKPLYGDNGSGMHVHQSIWKGGKPLFAGNKYGGMSELAMYYIGGILKHAKALNAICNPTTNSYKRLVPGYEAPINLAYSSRNRSASIRIPMYSPSPKAKRIEVRFPDPACNGYLAMSAMLMAGLDGIKNKIDPGEALDKNIYGLSPEELKKIPSAAGSLDEALNALKDDHEFLLKGDVFTQDVIDTWIEYKTEKELKEVRLRPTPHEFLLYFDC, encoded by the coding sequence ATGAAACCGAAAGACGCACTAAAATTTGCGCAGGACAACAAGGCACGGATGGTGGATTTTAAATTCCTCGACTTTATCGGCATATGGCAGCACTTCGTATGCCCGATAGACGAGTTGACCGAAGACGTGTTTGAAGAGGGGCTCGGTTTTGACGGCTCCAGCATAAGAGGCTGGCAGCCTATTCATGCAAGCGACATGCTCGTAATCCCGGACGCAAGGACAGCGGTCATGGAGCCTTTCTCCGAGGTGCCGACACTTAGTCTCATATGCAATGTCGTTGACCCGATAACCAAGGAGGCGTATTCAAGGGACCCGAGGAACATCGCGATCAAGGCAGAGGCATATCTCAAGAGCACGGGCATAGGCGATGTCGCGTACTTCGGCCCTGAGCCCGAGTTCTTCATATTCGACGATATCCGCTATAGCAGCACCCCGCACCAGGGTTTCTTCTATATAGATTCGGAAGAGGCTGTGTGGAACACCGGAAGAGAAGAGTGCCCGAACCTCGGCTATAAGACCCGTCATAAGGAAGGGTACTTCCCGGTTGCGCCGACTGACACGCAAAACGATCTTCGTAACGAGATGTGCCTTATCATGGAGCAGGTCGGGATAAAGGTCGAGAGGCAGCATCACGAGGTCGCAACAGCAGGGCAGGCGGAGATTGATATGCGTTTCGATTCGCTCCTTAACATGGGCGATAAGCTTCAGTGGTTCAAGTACATAATAAAGAACGTCGCAAGAAGGTGGAACAAGACCGTTACCTTCATGCCAAAGCCCCTTTACGGTGACAATGGCAGCGGCATGCACGTTCACCAGTCCATATGGAAGGGCGGTAAGCCCCTTTTCGCCGGCAATAAGTACGGCGGCATGAGCGAGCTCGCCATGTATTATATCGGCGGTATCCTTAAGCACGCTAAGGCCCTTAATGCCATCTGCAACCCGACGACCAATTCCTATAAGAGGCTCGTTCCAGGCTACGAGGCGCCGATAAACCTCGCGTACTCGAGCCGCAACCGTTCGGCCTCCATAAGGATACCGATGTATTCGCCTTCTCCAAAGGCAAAGAGGATCGAAGTAAGGTTCCCTGACCCGGCCTGCAACGGATACCTTGCGATGAGCGCCATGCTCATGGCTGGTCTTGACGGCATTAAGAACAAGATAGATCCGGGTGAGGCGCTCGATAAGAACATCTACGGGCTCTCCCCTGAGGAGCTTAAGAAGATACCGTCGGCAGCAGGCTCCCTTGACGAGGCGCTAAATGCCCTGAAGGATGACCATGAGTTCCTTTTGAAGGGTGATGTCTTTACCCAGGACGTCATAGATACCTGGATAGAGTACAAGACCGAAAAGGAGCTTAAAGAGGTCAGATTAAGGCCTACACCGCACGAGTTCCTCCTGTATTTCGACTGCTAA
- a CDS encoding NFACT family protein codes for MTPLLLSKIIEELWPQLDGSLVSSVHQPDDKTVLLRLMTRRGQRTLLVSTHPLFSRLNLFTEKRENPATPPRFCALLRSRIEGLRITEIRQKPDERIAKIALGDNAFTLVMELTGKSSNIILLDNKGVIVDALRIFAPETSVRAVMPGITLAALPKQEILKESAPKIEPADNETWNEAVEKYFSAAEEKERFLTLKKKLLGAISGAAKHAKRKLENRLNDKTAANKDLLSSKTGDIISANLHKLKKGMHEALLADIYSDTNNEVLVKLDPTLSASENAAKYYKRAKKAATALKLLERSIPEVEAEILKLENLTKECAAINTEKDALTLEKKLIAAGYMKKEETPGVRKKEASLPIRQEKTSDGFTLLIGKSSKGNDLLIKEYASDEDLWFHAKGIAGAHVVLKSKGRAKPPSEKAIHEAAVTAASSSKASASTKLEVICASVRHVKKPKGAKPGMVTVTEYKTLIVKPDRAQIKSKK; via the coding sequence ATGACGCCGCTCCTTCTCTCTAAAATAATCGAAGAACTATGGCCACAACTCGACGGCTCACTTGTAAGTTCCGTGCACCAGCCCGACGACAAGACCGTGCTGCTAAGGCTCATGACGCGGCGCGGCCAGAGGACGCTACTTGTATCCACGCATCCTCTTTTTTCGCGCCTTAATCTATTTACGGAAAAGCGCGAGAACCCGGCAACCCCGCCGCGCTTTTGCGCGCTTCTTAGGAGCAGGATAGAAGGACTAAGAATCACGGAAATACGCCAAAAACCAGACGAACGCATAGCCAAAATCGCTCTCGGCGACAATGCCTTCACGCTCGTAATGGAGCTTACCGGGAAATCCTCGAACATCATTTTACTCGACAATAAAGGGGTTATTGTCGATGCGCTAAGAATCTTCGCGCCGGAGACGTCGGTGCGAGCTGTAATGCCAGGAATAACTCTTGCCGCTCTTCCCAAACAAGAGATATTAAAAGAGTCCGCACCGAAAATCGAACCAGCGGACAACGAAACATGGAACGAAGCAGTTGAAAAATATTTTTCCGCAGCCGAGGAAAAGGAGAGATTTTTAACGCTCAAAAAAAAGCTTCTTGGCGCGATATCGGGCGCGGCAAAGCACGCAAAGCGAAAGCTCGAAAACAGGCTTAACGACAAAACTGCCGCCAACAAAGACCTGCTATCCTCCAAAACAGGCGACATAATATCGGCCAACCTTCATAAACTCAAAAAAGGCATGCACGAGGCTTTGCTTGCCGATATATATTCGGATACTAATAACGAAGTCTTGGTAAAGCTCGACCCGACGCTCTCTGCCTCGGAAAACGCGGCCAAATACTATAAACGCGCCAAAAAAGCCGCAACCGCGCTAAAACTTCTTGAAAGGAGCATCCCGGAGGTCGAGGCTGAGATTCTAAAACTTGAAAATCTTACCAAAGAATGCGCGGCAATAAACACCGAAAAAGACGCTCTGACGCTGGAGAAAAAGCTCATCGCCGCCGGATACATGAAAAAGGAAGAAACTCCTGGCGTAAGGAAGAAAGAGGCCTCGCTGCCCATACGCCAGGAAAAGACCTCGGACGGTTTTACACTTCTTATAGGAAAGAGCTCGAAAGGAAACGACCTGCTTATAAAGGAATACGCATCTGACGAAGACCTATGGTTTCACGCAAAAGGGATTGCCGGAGCGCACGTTGTTCTGAAATCAAAGGGGCGCGCAAAGCCTCCGAGTGAAAAAGCCATCCACGAAGCAGCCGTAACCGCGGCCTCCTCCTCTAAGGCATCTGCGTCGACAAAGCTCGAGGTAATATGCGCAAGCGTAAGGCACGTAAAGAAGCCCAAGGGCGCAAAGCCCGGAATGGTTACTGTAACCGAATACAAAACCCTTATAGTAAAACCGGACAGGGCTCAGATAAAATCGAAGAAATAA
- a CDS encoding P-II family nitrogen regulator, which yields MKKIEAIIKPFKLDEVKEALSEIGIQGITVSEVKGFGRQKGHTELYRGAEYVVDFLPKIKMEIVVKDDVVAKVVDTIVNAAKTGRIGDGKVFVLPVDEVVRIRTGEKGEDAV from the coding sequence ATGAAGAAGATCGAGGCAATTATAAAACCTTTTAAGCTCGACGAGGTAAAGGAAGCGCTTAGCGAAATCGGCATACAGGGCATTACCGTTAGCGAGGTTAAGGGGTTTGGCCGCCAGAAGGGGCACACCGAGCTTTACCGCGGCGCCGAGTACGTGGTGGATTTTCTGCCGAAGATAAAGATGGAAATCGTTGTTAAGGACGATGTGGTCGCAAAGGTCGTTGATACGATAGTGAACGCGGCAAAGACCGGCAGGATCGGCGACGGTAAGGTCTTTGTGCTGCCCGTTGATGAGGTGGTTAGGATAAGGACCGGCGAAAAGGGCGAGGACGCGGTTTAG